A segment of the Azospirillum lipoferum 4B genome:
GACGTCGCCACGGCGACCGGCTTCGGCGGCATGGCCGGCTACATGGGCGGCATGATCTTCTCGCTGATCATCGGCCAGCTCGCCACCACCATCGGGTACGAGCCGCTGTTCGCCTGCCTGACCGTGTTCGACCTGACCGCCTTCGTGATCGTCGCCCTGGTCCTGGGCGAGCGCGGCAAGAACGCCGCCCCATCGGTCCCGAGCCCCGCCACCGGCACGGCGGACTGAGCATCCGGCGGTTCCGCGATCCGAAACGCCCTCCGGCCCGGAAGCCGGGGGGCGCTTTTCGTTTGCGCCCCGGTCGAGCGGCAGCTGCACAAAAAACCAACCGGTTGCCGAACATGCTTGCCAAGCGAATGAGATATTAATATATTAGTCTTCGTACCGCTGGATGCGCCGTGGTCTGATCGCGGCACAACTTGTTGGACGTTCCTCTCGGACTTCAGAGCCGCCGGTTTCCCGACGGCTCTTTTTTTGCCCGCTCTACGGCGGGAGAAGCGACATTCGGACGGCGGTGGCTCAGCGACGCCCGCCGACCTCGTCCAGATGCGTCAGCATGTCGGCCGGATCCTCGTAGACGCGCAGGGCGCCGGATCGTTCCAGCTCCTCCCGGCCATAGCCGCCCGACAGCAGGCCGATGCCGAGCGCACGCGCACGCTTGGCCGCGATCATGTCCCATATGCTGTCGCCGACGACGAAGGCGCTCGCGATGTCCACGCCGATTCGGGCGGCGGCGGCCAGGAACAGGTCCGGATCCGGCTTGGCATATTGGACCTCGTCACGGGTCACCACCGCGGCGCGGCCGGGATCGACACCCAGCTTTTCCAGCGCGGGCCTCGCGGTCTCCATCCGTCCGCTGGTGGCGATCGCCCAGGGGATGCCCATGCCGGTCAGCGCGTCCAGCAGGTCCCGCGCGCCGGGAAGCGGCACGACTCCGGCGGCCAGCCGTTTGTAAGCGTCCGCATGGCGCCGCCGCAGCCGGTCGAGAAGATCCTGGTCGATGGCAAGCCCGGTCTCGCGCAGCAGCATGTTGGTGAACAGCCCGCCGCTCATGCCGATCTTGCGGTGGATGCGCCACACCGACAGCGCGATGCCCTCCTCGTCCAGGGCCTCCCTCCAGGCCAGCACATGCTGATACACGGTGTCCGTCAGCGTCCCGTCCAGGTCGAACAGGAAGGCGTTGGTCATGTGGGGAAAACTGGTCATGTCCCTCTGGTCCATCGGTTGGCTGGGCAAGATCGCCGAAGCCGGCATGCCCGACAGGAACAGACGTGGGGGCGACAGCCACGCTTCGCCAAAGAATTGCGACCGGTCGCAATGGATTTTCCTCACAGATAATCCGGGCGAACTTCACCACCCCTTGCACTACGCCTGCGCGAATACGGCCGCTTCCGCTGGCGGGTTGACTCCGATACAGTCCCCGGCAAAGCTCGCGACCGGCCGATTCGGCGTGGTGCTGGAAGTGGGAGACGTGCGTGTTGGAAACGCCACGGGGCGACGGGTGGACTGCCGACGATGATCTGGTCACTCTGCTGGATCATGTCAGCAGGCTTGTCTATGGCATCGGTTTCGCCGACGGGCTTTTCCCGGCGCAGTGGGTGGCGTTGCGCTATTTCCACGACTCGCCGGAACCGGCACGGACCCTGACGGCGCTGGCCCGGTTCCAGCGGATCCACCTCGCCCCGGTTTCGCGCACCGTCTCCACCCTGGTGGACAAGGGGCTGCTCGCCCGCCGACCGCATCCGGGTTTCAAGCGCGGCTGGCTGTTCGACCTGACCGAGGAGGGCCGGGCGCTGCTCGACCGCGACCCGCTGCGCCACTCGCTGGGTCCGCCCATCGCCGGACTGGCGGAGGACGAGCGGGCGATGCTGGGCCGCCTGATGAAGCGGATCATCGCCCACATGCAGGCAGAGCCCGAGGCGGAAGGCAGGGCGGAGCGCCCGCCGGTCGCCTGAGGCGACGGACGCGCCGACCGTCCGCACCCGCCGCACCGCTGCTTCAGTAGGTCAGCCTTTCGATGTTCTGCAGAACCAGCTGGTGATGGTTCTGGTCCTCCAGCGTGACCGTCGTGTCGGTGTTGAAGGTCAGCCCATGGCCCGAGGGGTCGACGGTGTAGGCAATCCCTTGGGCGTCGAGCTGCTGCAGCCAGTTGCCGCCGACATTGGCGACGAAGGCGCCGACCTCGACCACATCGGTCCAGCCAACGCCGACGCCGCCGTCGATGGTCAGATCGCCGTTGCGCGGCGCGAAGATGAACAGGTCGTCGCCATCGCCGCCCGACATGCCGGTCGTGGCGCTGCCGGCATGGAGGATGTCGGCGCCCGCGCTTCCGGTCATCGTAGTATCGCCCGAAACCAGCACCTCCAGCGCCATCGGGTCGCTGGACAGCCCCTGGCCGTCGCTGACCGTCACCTCCAGCGTCCGCGCGCCGGTGCCGCCGGGTGTCAGGGCGAGATGGCGGAGGATGTCGGTGTAGGTGGCGGTCGAGGCGTTTCCGGCCAGTGACAGCTGGTGGGTGGCGTCGTTCCAGCTGACCTCGATTCCCGTGCCGGACAGGGTCCTGTGGCCGGTGGCCGGATCGGTGTCGATGGTCAGGCCGGCCAGATCGAGCGTGTCGCCGGTCTGCGAGCCGGCCGCGATGCGGATCGACATGCCGGACATGACGCTGTTGTCCACGTCGGCGACCGTCGCATCGGCGGCCACCGCCGGATGACTGGCGGCATCGGCGGCGATGACGGTGGTGGCGTGGCCGGCGGTCAGGGTCGGCTTGTCGTTCACCGGATCGACCGTCACCGTCACGGTCCGCGTCACCGCGGCACTGTCGGCCCCGTCCCGGGCGGTCGCCGTGACCGACAGGGTGACCGGTCCGGCCGCGTCGGTCGGCGGGGTGTAGGTCAGGCCCGCCAACTGCGCGGTGGTGAGGGTCCAGCTGCCGTCGGCATTGTGGGTGCCGTGGTTCAGGCTGGCGCCCGCGGGCATGCCGGCGATCCGCACGCCAACCGTCTCCGACCCGTCGGTGTCGGTGGAGGCTGCGGTGATCGTCAATGCAATCGCCGTATCCTCATGCCCATTGACAGCCGAGACCACGGTCAGGTCGGGGGTGTCGGCCATCGGGGTCACCGTCACCGCCAGCGTGCCGGAGGTGGTCGCCGCCGCCGCGCTGCCGTCCGTCGACATGGCGGTGACGGACAGGGTGAAGCTGGTGCCGCTGTCGGGCGCCGGCCTGATCGCCAGCCCGGCCAGCTGGTCCGGCGTCAGCGTGATCGACCCGTTGGACGGGGTCAGCGTGTCCCCGGCCGTGTTGGTCAGGGTGGCTCCGGCCGGGATGTCCTTGACGGTGACGGTGAGCGTCTCCGAAAGGTCGGTCAGCGCCGGAGCGATGGACAGCGGGATCGTCCCGTCCTCCACCCCCGTGGCGGGCAGCAGAGCCAGGGTCGGCGCATCGGAGACGGCGGTCACCGTGACCGGCAGTTGCGCCACGATGGAGGCCGGCGCGGCGCTGCCATCCGTGGAAGTGGCGGTTACGGTCAGGGTGAAGTCGCCGTCGTCGTTCGGCGGCGGCTTGATCGCCAGACCGGAGAGCTGCGCCGCGGTCAGGGTGACGCTGCCGTTGACGACCGTCAGCGTGCCGTTGGCGGTGTTGGTCAGCTGCGCACCGGCGGGGATGCCGCTGACGGTGATGCTCAGCGTTTCCGAACCGTCGGTCAGGGCGGCGTCGATGGTCAGCGGGATCGCCGCATCCTCGTTGCCCGAGGCGGCGGCCACGGTCAGGGTCGGCGTGTCGGACAGCGGGTCGACCGTTACGGACAGCGTCTTGCTCACCTGAACCGCAGTGGCGCCGCCATCCTTGGCGGTGGCCTTGACGGTCAGGGTGAAGTCGCTGTCGCTGTTCGACGGCGGCTTGATCGCCAGACCGGCAAGCTGTCCCGGATTGAGCGTGATGCTGCCGCCACCGATGGTCAGAGTGTCGCCGGCGGTGTTGGTCAGGCTTGCACCGCTGGGGATGCCACTGATGGTGATCGTCAGCGTTTCCGACCCGTCGGTGTCGCCCAGCAGTGCGCTGATCGACATCGGGATCCGGGCATCCTCGTCCCCGGTCGCGGGCAGAACATCCAGGGTCGGGGTGTCGGTCACCGGCGCGACGGTGACCGGCAGCTGCGCGCTGGTGCTGACCGGAGTTGCGGTTCCATCGGCGGCGGTGGCAGTGACGGTCAGGGTGAAATCATCGTCCTTGTCGGGGGGCGGGGTGATCGCCAGACCGGCAAGCTGGCCGGGGTTCAGGGTGATGCTGCCGCCGGTGATGGTCAGAGCCTCTCCCGCGCTGTTGGTCAGGGTGGCGCCGCCGGGAATGCCGCTGATGGTGATGCTCAGCGTCTCCGATCCGTCGGTGTCGGTCAGCGCCGGGTTGATCGTCAGCGCAATCGCCGAGTCCTCGTTTCCGCTGGCGGCGGTGACGGTCAGGGTCGGGGTATCGGACGCCGCGTTCAGCGTGATCGGCACGGCCACCACCTTCGTCGCGGTGCTGCCGTTGGATTCGATGCTGACGGCGGTGACGGTCAGCGTGAAGTCCACGTCGCTGTTGGCCGGCGGGGTCAGCGACAGGCCGTTCAACTGGGCCGGCGTCAGGGTCCAGCTGCCGTCGCCGTTGCGGGTGCCGGCCGACAGCAGCGCGCCGGCCGGCACGCCGGCGATGGTCACCAGCCCCAGGCGCTCCGATCCGTCGATATCGGATAGGGCGACCGACAGGTTCAGCGGCAGGACGGTGTCCTCCGTCCCGGTCAATGCGCCCGCGGTGACGATGGGCTGGTCGGCGGCCGGATCGACGCTGACGCGGAACAGCTGGCTGGTGGTGGCGGTGACGCCGGTCGACTGCTCCTTCGTCGTCGCGGTCAGGGTCAGGTTGAAGTCGGTGCCGCTGTCGGCGGGCGGCAGCAGCTTCAGCCCGCTCAGCTGCGCCGCGGTCAGGTCGACCGCGCCGGCGGTGGGCGTCAGCCTGTTGCCGTTCGCATCGATCAGCACCGCGCCGGCGGGGAGGCCGGACAGGACGATGGCCATCGTCTCCGACCCGTCGGTATCGACCAGGGACGCCCTCAGGTTCAGCACGATTTCCGTGTCCTCGTCGCCCGAGGCATTGGCGACGATGACGGTGGGCGCGTCGGTCACCGCCGTGACGTCGACATGAATGGTGGCGGTGGTGGTGGCGGTGCTCTTGTTGGAGCTTTCCAGGCTGGTGGCGGTCAGAGTCAGGTCCATGCCGCCGGAATAGTTGCGCGGCGGCGTGACGGTCAGGCCGGACAGTTCCGACGGCTTCAGCGTCCAGGACCCGTCGCCGTTGTTGGAGCCCTTGTTCAGCACCGCGCCATCGGGCAAGCCGGACAGGATGACCGCCATCGTCTCCGACCCGTCGGTATCCATGAGGTTGGCCGACAGGTTCAGGGCAATGGCGGTGTCCTCCGCCCCCGTCGTGTTCTGGACGGTGACGTTCGGCGCGTCGGCGACGGCGGTGTAGGTCACGTTGAGGGTCTTGGACGACCAGGCCTCCGCCGCCGCGCCGTCCTTGGCGGCAGCATCGACGGTCAGCGTCACCGTGCCGGCGAAGTTGGCCGGCGGCGTCAGGGTCAGGGCGGAACGCTGCGCCGGTGTCAGGCCGGACAGGTCGTAGACGCCGTTGCCGAGCGACGTGCCCGCCGAAAGGGTGAAGCCGGCCGGAACCGTCACCCTGAGCGCGGTGATCGCCTCGCCGCCGCCGACCAGATCGGTGACCGCGGCGGAGATCGACAGGCTGGCGGCGTGGTCCTCCTGCACTGTGACCGAACTCGCGGAGATGGACGGGGCGTCGCTGACCGGCGCCACATCGACGGTCAGGGTCCTGGTCGCAGTCGCACGGTCGGCGTTGCTCGTTTCCCGCGCGACGGCGGTCACGCTCAGCTGGTAGGTGCCGCTCGCGTCGGCCGGCGGGGTGAATTTCAGCCCGGCAAGCTGGTTGGGTGTCAGCACCCAGCGTCCGGTGGTGGAATCCAGATATCCGGCCGACAGCGTGGCGCCGGCCGGCAGCCCTTCGATGACGACGCTGGCCAGGATTTCCGAGCCGTCGGTGTCGTCCAGCGCAGCGGCGATGTTCAGCGCGATGGCCGTGTCCTCGTTGCCGGTGGCCGGCTGCACGGTCAACAGCGGGCTGTCGGCGACGGCGGTGACGGTCACGTCCTGCGTCAGCGTGGTGTGGGCGTTGCTGCTGCCCGACGTCACATCGAGGGTGATCCTGAAATCGGCATCGCTGTTGGCTGGCGGCTTCAACGTCAGGCCGGCCAGCTGCGCCTTGGTCAGCGTGATGGAGCCGCCGGTGATGGTCAGCGTGTCACCGGCCGTATTGGTCAGGCTGGCCCCTGCCGGGATGCCGGACAGGGTGACGGCGGTCACAGTCTGCCAGTTTGCCAGACCGGCCTCGATGCCCAGGGCGACCGCCGAATCCTCGGCGGTGGTCACGGCGGCCGGCCGGTCGCTGCCGACGCTGGGGTCCAGTGGTGGCGGGGGCGGGGGCGGCGGGGGCGGCGGAGGGCTGGTGCCGCCGCCGTTGTTCCCGCCGTTCGAACCGCCCGGATCGGTCGAGCCGCCGCCGTTGGAACCGGTCGAGGTGGTCCAGCTCAGCACGAAGCTGTCGGACACGCTGGTGTTGCGGTCGCCCTCGCTTTCGATGCTGTAGGGTTTGACCGTCAGCGTCACGCTGGCCGTGTCGATGTTGGTGCCGGAATCGACGCTGTGGGCGATGCCGGCGGCATTGACATCCTTGACGGTCAGCTTCAATCCGCCTTCGGCCAGCGCCGCGGCATAATCGTCCGCGGTCAGCGTCCAGGTGCCGTTGCCGTTGTCGAGGCCGCGTGACAGCACCGTGCCCTTCGGAACGCCGGAGATGGTGACCGCCAGCTTTTCCGACCCGTCCGTATCCTGTAGGAAGGCGTTCAGG
Coding sequences within it:
- a CDS encoding MarR family transcriptional regulator; amino-acid sequence: MLETPRGDGWTADDDLVTLLDHVSRLVYGIGFADGLFPAQWVALRYFHDSPEPARTLTALARFQRIHLAPVSRTVSTLVDKGLLARRPHPGFKRGWLFDLTEEGRALLDRDPLRHSLGPPIAGLAEDERAMLGRLMKRIIAHMQAEPEAEGRAERPPVA
- a CDS encoding HAD family hydrolase; translated protein: MTSFPHMTNAFLFDLDGTLTDTVYQHVLAWREALDEEGIALSVWRIHRKIGMSGGLFTNMLLRETGLAIDQDLLDRLRRRHADAYKRLAAGVVPLPGARDLLDALTGMGIPWAIATSGRMETARPALEKLGVDPGRAAVVTRDEVQYAKPDPDLFLAAAARIGVDIASAFVVGDSIWDMIAAKRARALGIGLLSGGYGREELERSGALRVYEDPADMLTHLDEVGGRR